From the Nodularia sp. NIES-3585 genome, one window contains:
- the lpdA gene encoding dihydrolipoyl dehydrogenase — translation MSYGFDYDLVIIGAGVGGHGAALHAVSCGMKTAIIEAADMGGTCVNRGCIPSKALLAASGRVRELRDAHHLKSLGIQVDHVTFDRQAIADHAGNLVSKIQGDLTNSLKRLGVDIIRGWGKIAGTQKVTITGDGVEKTVTAKDIILSPGSVPFVPPGIEVDGKTVFTSDQGVKLESLPEWVAIIGSGYIGLEFSDVYSALGCEITMIEALDQLMPGFDRDIAKLAERVLITPRDIETKVGIYAKKITPGSPVVIELADFKTKEDIDVIEVDACLVATGRIPATKNLGLETLGIELDRRNFIPVDDRMAVLSAGEVVPHVWAIGDANGKMMLAHAASAQGIIAVDNIMGRSRVVDYRSIPAAAFTHPEVSYVGLTEVAAKELAQAEGFEIATSKSYFKGNSKALAENESDGMAKVVYRKDTGEVLGVHIFGMHAADLIHEASAAIANRQSVQNLAHLVHAHPTLSEVLDEAYKRAVV, via the coding sequence GTGAGTTATGGATTTGATTACGATTTAGTCATTATCGGCGCGGGTGTAGGCGGACATGGTGCAGCCCTACACGCCGTTAGCTGTGGAATGAAAACAGCAATTATCGAAGCAGCCGACATGGGAGGAACCTGTGTTAATCGGGGCTGCATCCCTTCTAAAGCTTTGCTGGCAGCATCGGGACGGGTGCGGGAGTTACGTGATGCCCACCACCTGAAATCCTTGGGGATTCAAGTTGATCATGTCACATTTGACCGCCAAGCGATCGCTGATCATGCTGGCAATCTGGTCTCGAAAATTCAAGGCGATTTAACCAACAGCCTCAAACGTCTGGGAGTCGATATTATCAGGGGTTGGGGCAAAATTGCCGGCACTCAAAAGGTGACAATCACCGGGGATGGTGTTGAAAAAACCGTCACAGCCAAAGATATCATTCTTTCCCCTGGTTCAGTACCCTTTGTACCGCCAGGAATTGAAGTAGATGGCAAAACCGTTTTTACCAGCGACCAAGGGGTAAAGTTAGAATCTCTGCCAGAATGGGTAGCGATTATTGGTAGTGGTTACATCGGTTTAGAATTTTCTGATGTTTACTCGGCTTTGGGCTGTGAAATCACCATGATTGAAGCCCTAGACCAATTAATGCCAGGATTTGACCGCGATATTGCTAAACTGGCGGAACGAGTTTTAATTACTCCTCGCGATATTGAAACCAAAGTCGGCATATACGCGAAAAAAATTACCCCTGGTTCTCCGGTGGTAATTGAATTGGCAGATTTCAAAACCAAAGAAGATATTGATGTGATTGAAGTGGATGCTTGCTTAGTAGCCACAGGACGCATCCCCGCCACTAAAAATCTGGGTTTAGAAACTTTAGGTATAGAACTAGACCGACGAAACTTTATCCCCGTAGACGATCGCATGGCTGTGCTTTCAGCCGGGGAAGTAGTACCTCATGTGTGGGCAATTGGTGACGCTAATGGCAAAATGATGTTGGCACACGCTGCTTCGGCTCAAGGCATCATTGCCGTAGATAATATTATGGGGCGATCGCGTGTGGTAGACTATCGCAGCATCCCCGCCGCCGCCTTTACTCACCCAGAAGTCAGCTATGTCGGTTTAACAGAAGTAGCTGCTAAGGAATTAGCCCAAGCTGAAGGCTTTGAAATCGCCACCAGTAAAAGTTATTTCAAAGGTAATTCTAAAGCCTTGGCAGAAAACGAATCCGACGGTATGGCTAAGGTTGTGTATCGCAAAGATACTGGTGAAGTCTTAGGTGTCCATATCTTCGGAATGCACGCCGCCGACTTAATTCACGAAGCATCAGCTGCGATCGCTAATCGTCAATCTGTCCAAAACCTCGCCCATTTAGTCCACGCCCATCCGACACTTTCCGAAGTGCTAGATGAAGCGTATAAAAGAGCTGTAGTTTAG
- a CDS encoding DUF1350 family protein, translating to MKSKMKFQPVSHSWVALHPQPKGVIQFIGGAFFGTFVPMLFYQHLLKTLFEQQYTIIILPFNFTFNHYEEAGFLIREQYEIIPELVRISKLLGYNYQIYLNDTNFSWMGHSIGCKYISLLEGFTALPTESEELEKFIRQLVLETSDTSNEQKNERKIKSIVTDLEILIHDIQQKRDKTIELVKYYLKPDSDSQKLGSIETNVTIASIFIKGQASVLLAPVNTGLDSAIKPKFLADFIIKLGFDVKPTPKETYALIKDSNLFNLLAILRFKSDDIARSTCDWFINTLRKPPQGFWQELPGGHLRPLGIQIGNFVINFPDTFSIPLIQPIHKRTAGFESHVIELLKDL from the coding sequence TACATCCCCAACCCAAAGGAGTCATTCAATTTATTGGTGGGGCTTTCTTCGGTACATTTGTCCCCATGCTGTTTTATCAACATTTATTGAAAACTTTATTCGAGCAGCAGTATACAATCATCATTCTTCCCTTTAACTTCACTTTTAACCATTATGAAGAAGCTGGTTTTCTCATTAGAGAACAATATGAAATCATCCCCGAACTTGTGAGAATTTCCAAATTGTTAGGTTATAATTATCAAATTTATCTAAATGATACTAACTTTTCATGGATGGGACATAGTATTGGTTGTAAGTATATTTCGCTCTTAGAAGGATTTACTGCCCTACCTACTGAGTCAGAAGAACTAGAAAAATTTATTCGTCAGTTAGTTTTAGAAACGTCAGATACATCAAATGAGCAAAAAAATGAGCGTAAAATCAAAAGCATAGTTACAGATTTAGAGATATTAATTCATGACATTCAGCAAAAACGTGACAAAACTATTGAACTAGTTAAATACTACCTGAAGCCAGATAGTGATTCTCAAAAATTAGGCTCAATAGAGACAAATGTCACAATTGCCAGTATCTTTATTAAAGGACAAGCATCTGTACTATTAGCTCCTGTGAACACAGGACTTGATAGTGCGATTAAACCTAAGTTTTTAGCTGATTTTATTATTAAGCTTGGTTTTGATGTCAAACCAACACCTAAAGAAACCTATGCCTTAATTAAGGATAGTAATTTATTTAATTTACTGGCTATATTGCGCTTTAAATCAGATGATATTGCTCGTAGTACTTGTGATTGGTTTATTAATACTTTGAGAAAACCACCGCAAGGTTTTTGGCAAGAATTACCAGGTGGACATTTACGCCCTCTAGGGATACAGATAGGCAATTTCGTGATTAATTTTCCTGATACATTCTCAATTCCACTGATTCAACCAATTCACAAACGTACCGCCGGATTTGAATCTCATGTGATTGAATTGCTGAAAGATTTATAA
- the treS gene encoding maltose alpha-D-glucosyltransferase, which translates to MSNLILKDDPLWFKNAIIYELPIRAFADSNGDGIGDLRGLTEKLDYLQDLGITAIWLLPFFPSPLKDDGYDIADYTTINPIYGTLEDFRKLLKAAHQRGIRVIIELIINHTSDQHPWFQRARRAPKGSQERDFYVWSDTPEKYEEARIIFQDFETSNWAWDAVAKAYFWHRFYSHQPDLNYDNPLVREAVFDVLDFWLEMGVDGLRMDAVPYLYEREGTNCENLPETHAFLKEMRSHIDAKHPQKMLLAEANQWPEDAAQYYGDGDECHMNFHFPLMPRLFIALQMEDNFPIVDILQQTPHIPDNCQWALFLRNHDELTLEMVTDEDRDFMYRVYAQDPVMRLNLGIRRRLAPLLGNDRRQIELLNSLLLSLPGTPVLYYGDEIGMGDNVYLGDRNGVRTPMQWSSDRNAGFSRTNPQRLHLPVIIDSEYHYEAVNVEAQRANFNSLWYWMKRLIATRNRFQALGKGNFELLHPNNRKVFAFSRTHAEEHIVVVANLSHYVQTAELDLSDFHGLVPVEIFGYTEFPAIGESPYFLSLSPYGFYWFVLKRQLSLTQPPKPQAELPTLVVNQQWQNVISQRELKGVLESTLRDYLYTCKWFGGKNQTVQSVQIVEAIAIPYNQQLAQMVWLQVDYIDRNRETYLLFLGYTSGNQAMHLLSEMPQAVISRLQVQGETPEAGILFDALVDQHFLTALLETIADHRIYKGITGELFATTTDLFSQLHSEDHDHNPYVLQEEEQTNTYIVNGELCLKLFRKFEAGMHPDLEIRRFLGENKRLQHFIPVAGALEYRRPQRFEDSSALPMTVGILQELILDPRSGWDYTLDSLRHYFDLVTTEQATITEVPIPSGSLLDLQRTEIPHLAIQTINSYLPNAEMLGKSTAELHIALATNTDNPDFAPEPFSSFYQRSIYQDARNLTGRVFRFLKERVEYLPSHTQELAADVLNQQEEILARFQLVVNQKIIARRTRYHGDYHLGQVLYTGKDFMITHFEGKAARSLSERRRKRSPLRDVAGMLVSFNYAVIQALRYEMEIGMVRPESLPLMEEWAQFWYTWVSTAFCNSYLATVGENEFLPKTQGELQLLLFAYLLEKAIEALEHELNHRPDYVDIPLQLILQLLAESE; encoded by the coding sequence ATGTCAAATTTAATCTTGAAAGATGATCCATTATGGTTTAAAAATGCGATTATTTACGAATTACCTATCCGCGCATTTGCTGACAGTAATGGTGATGGTATTGGTGACTTGCGGGGACTGACAGAAAAACTGGATTACCTGCAAGATTTAGGTATTACTGCTATTTGGTTACTACCATTTTTTCCCTCACCATTGAAAGATGATGGTTATGATATTGCTGATTATACCACTATTAACCCGATTTATGGCACATTAGAAGACTTTAGAAAGTTATTGAAGGCTGCCCATCAGCGAGGTATCCGGGTAATTATTGAGTTAATTATTAACCATACATCAGATCAACATCCTTGGTTTCAGCGCGCACGTCGCGCCCCCAAAGGCAGTCAAGAACGCGATTTTTATGTGTGGAGTGATACGCCGGAAAAATACGAGGAAGCGCGAATTATTTTCCAAGATTTTGAAACCTCAAATTGGGCTTGGGATGCAGTTGCTAAAGCTTATTTCTGGCATCGTTTTTACTCCCATCAGCCAGATTTAAACTATGATAATCCTCTAGTTAGAGAAGCGGTATTTGATGTTTTAGATTTTTGGCTAGAAATGGGCGTAGATGGATTACGCATGGATGCAGTGCCTTATTTGTATGAACGGGAAGGGACGAACTGCGAAAATCTGCCGGAAACTCATGCTTTCCTCAAAGAGATGCGATCGCACATTGACGCGAAACATCCGCAAAAAATGCTCCTGGCTGAGGCTAATCAATGGCCAGAGGATGCTGCCCAATATTATGGCGATGGTGATGAATGTCACATGAACTTTCATTTTCCCCTGATGCCGCGCTTGTTTATCGCCCTACAGATGGAAGACAATTTTCCCATTGTAGATATTCTCCAACAAACTCCCCATATTCCTGATAATTGTCAGTGGGCGTTGTTTTTGCGTAATCATGATGAATTGACTTTAGAAATGGTCACAGATGAAGACCGGGATTTTATGTATCGGGTTTACGCCCAAGACCCGGTAATGAGATTGAATTTAGGTATTCGTCGGCGATTAGCACCTTTGTTAGGCAATGACCGCCGCCAAATTGAGTTACTCAATAGTTTATTATTATCACTGCCAGGAACACCCGTACTTTATTATGGTGATGAAATTGGCATGGGTGATAATGTTTATCTAGGCGATCGCAATGGTGTCAGGACTCCCATGCAGTGGAGTTCTGACCGTAACGCTGGTTTTAGTCGCACCAATCCCCAGCGCTTACATTTACCCGTAATCATTGACTCGGAATATCACTATGAAGCAGTCAACGTCGAAGCACAACGGGCTAACTTCAATTCTCTCTGGTATTGGATGAAACGGTTGATTGCGACTCGTAACCGATTTCAGGCTTTGGGTAAAGGCAATTTTGAATTATTACACCCCAATAACCGCAAAGTTTTTGCTTTCAGCCGCACCCATGCCGAAGAACATATAGTTGTAGTAGCAAATTTATCCCATTATGTGCAAACAGCAGAATTAGATTTATCAGACTTCCATGGATTAGTTCCAGTAGAAATCTTTGGTTACACTGAGTTTCCAGCCATTGGAGAATCGCCTTATTTTCTCAGTCTGAGTCCCTACGGATTTTACTGGTTCGTCCTTAAACGTCAACTAAGCTTGACTCAACCACCGAAACCCCAAGCCGAGTTACCCACATTGGTTGTGAATCAACAGTGGCAAAATGTGATTTCACAACGAGAGTTAAAAGGGGTTCTGGAATCCACACTGCGGGATTACCTGTATACCTGTAAATGGTTTGGCGGTAAAAACCAAACTGTGCAATCAGTACAAATTGTAGAAGCGATCGCCATACCCTACAATCAGCAGTTAGCCCAGATGGTGTGGTTACAGGTAGATTACATCGACAGAAACCGCGAAACTTATCTTTTGTTTCTCGGTTATACGTCAGGTAATCAAGCAATGCACCTGTTGTCAGAAATGCCGCAAGCTGTAATCTCACGTCTGCAAGTACAAGGCGAGACTCCAGAAGCGGGAATTTTATTTGATGCTTTAGTAGATCAGCATTTTCTGACTGCATTGTTAGAGACGATCGCAGATCATCGTATATATAAGGGAATAACAGGAGAATTATTTGCCACAACTACTGATTTATTCTCACAGTTACACTCAGAAGATCACGACCATAATCCATATGTCCTCCAGGAAGAAGAACAAACCAATACTTATATAGTTAATGGCGAACTGTGTTTGAAACTGTTTCGTAAATTTGAAGCAGGTATGCACCCAGATTTAGAAATTCGGCGGTTTCTGGGCGAGAATAAACGCTTGCAACATTTTATCCCTGTGGCTGGGGCTTTAGAATATCGCCGCCCCCAGAGATTTGAGGATAGTTCAGCCCTACCGATGACTGTAGGCATTTTACAAGAGTTGATTCTAGATCCTCGCAGTGGTTGGGATTACACCCTGGATAGTCTGCGTCATTATTTTGACCTTGTGACGACAGAACAAGCAACTATTACCGAAGTTCCCATCCCATCAGGTTCTCTACTGGATTTACAGAGAACTGAGATTCCCCACTTGGCTATCCAAACTATAAATTCTTACCTCCCCAATGCAGAAATGCTGGGTAAATCCACGGCGGAATTGCATATTGCCTTGGCTACAAATACAGATAATCCCGATTTTGCGCCAGAACCTTTTTCATCGTTTTATCAACGTTCTATATATCAAGATGCCCGTAATCTTACAGGGCGAGTCTTTCGATTCCTCAAAGAACGGGTAGAATATTTGCCATCTCATACCCAGGAATTAGCCGCAGATGTTCTCAATCAGCAAGAAGAGATTTTGGCACGTTTTCAGTTAGTTGTAAATCAAAAAATTATCGCTAGACGGACTCGTTATCATGGGGACTATCATCTGGGGCAAGTGCTATACACTGGTAAGGACTTTATGATCACTCATTTTGAAGGCAAAGCCGCGCGCAGTTTGAGTGAACGCCGTCGCAAGCGATCGCCTTTACGAGATGTTGCCGGAATGCTGGTATCCTTTAATTATGCGGTGATTCAAGCTTTGCGCTATGAAATGGAAATTGGCATGGTTCGTCCGGAAAGTCTGCCGCTGATGGAAGAATGGGCGCAGTTTTGGTATACCTGGGTGAGTACGGCTTTTTGCAATTCTTATTTAGCAACTGTGGGCGAAAATGAGTTTTTACCCAAGACGCAGGGGGAATTACAATTACTGCTTTTTGCCTATCTGTTGGAAAAGGCTATTGAGGCGCTTGAACATGAACTGAATCATCGTCCCGATTATGTGGATATTCCTCTGCAATTGATTTTACAATTGTTAGCGGAATCGGAGTAA
- a CDS encoding DUF192 domain-containing protein, with protein MMRWLSLVPMLLSVLLMGCSMETSAQSTTSTPSSQTKSFSGQMLPISAEAIVPNGTIIQLEVARTPEQQAKGLMYRPALPDNQGMLFQFSAAQPVRFWMKNVPVPLDMVFLQNGVIQYIQDSAPPCTSEACPTYGPEVPIDAVIELRSGRAAELNLRPGDRVKIEFLDMGNLRQ; from the coding sequence ATGATGCGTTGGCTAAGTTTAGTCCCGATGCTGCTGAGTGTTTTACTGATGGGTTGTTCTATGGAAACATCAGCACAATCCACCACATCCACCCCCAGCAGCCAAACCAAATCATTCAGTGGTCAAATGCTCCCAATTTCTGCGGAGGCAATTGTGCCTAATGGTACTATAATTCAGTTGGAAGTGGCACGAACACCAGAACAGCAGGCAAAGGGCTTAATGTATCGTCCAGCTTTACCAGATAATCAGGGGATGTTATTCCAGTTTTCTGCTGCACAACCAGTCAGATTTTGGATGAAAAATGTACCTGTGCCTCTGGATATGGTGTTTTTACAAAATGGGGTAATTCAGTATATACAAGATTCTGCACCTCCCTGCACAAGTGAAGCTTGCCCAACTTATGGGCCTGAGGTTCCCATTGATGCGGTAATTGAACTCCGGTCTGGACGCGCTGCCGAATTAAATTTACGGCCTGGGGATAGAGTCAAAATTGAGTTTTTAGATATGGGAAATCTACGGCAATAA
- the trpC gene encoding indole-3-glycerol phosphate synthase TrpC: MQIRRRSTNTTINVSFLRYQSTLPDIVPNNILEEIVWHKEIEIDQMRERRPLAQLQKQALSAPPTRDFIAALREGKTQPALIAEVKKASPSKGVFREDFDPVAIASAYEKGGASCLSVLTDTKFFQGSFDNLTKVRATVDLPLLCKDFIIYPYQMYLARIHGADAVLLIAAILSDQDLQYFLKIANAMKMKALIEVHSLAELDRVLALNGEFIVGINNRNLEDFSVDLETTCQLLVARGSQLQERNLLVVSESGIHTPEDLNIVQQAGAAAVLIGESLVKQPDPGVAIANLFREFLSPETSM; this comes from the coding sequence ATGCAAATTCGCCGCCGTTCCACGAACACAACAATTAATGTTTCTTTTTTGCGTTATCAGTCTACCTTGCCAGATATAGTCCCAAATAACATTTTGGAAGAAATTGTCTGGCATAAAGAAATTGAGATTGACCAAATGCGGGAAAGGCGACCTTTGGCACAATTGCAAAAACAGGCACTTTCAGCACCGCCAACTCGTGATTTTATTGCCGCCCTCAGAGAAGGAAAAACTCAGCCGGCGTTAATTGCTGAAGTCAAAAAAGCTTCCCCTAGTAAGGGCGTTTTCCGAGAAGATTTTGATCCGGTAGCGATCGCTTCTGCCTATGAAAAAGGTGGTGCTAGTTGTCTCTCGGTTTTGACAGATACCAAATTTTTTCAAGGTAGTTTTGATAACTTAACTAAAGTCCGTGCTACCGTAGATTTACCCCTGTTGTGTAAGGATTTTATTATCTATCCTTATCAAATGTACTTAGCTCGCATTCATGGTGCAGATGCGGTTTTGCTAATTGCAGCTATTCTCAGTGATCAAGATTTACAATACTTTCTCAAAATTGCCAATGCGATGAAGATGAAGGCTTTGATTGAAGTTCATAGTTTGGCAGAACTTGACCGGGTATTAGCTTTAAATGGGGAGTTTATCGTCGGAATTAATAATCGCAATTTAGAAGATTTTTCTGTTGACCTGGAAACTACTTGCCAATTATTAGTAGCACGAGGTAGTCAATTACAAGAACGCAATCTCCTAGTTGTCAGTGAGTCAGGGATACATACTCCAGAAGATTTGAACATAGTACAACAAGCCGGAGCAGCAGCTGTATTAATCGGCGAATCTTTAGTTAAACAACCTGATCCGGGTGTAGCGATCGCTAATCTATTTAGAGAATTTTTATCTCCAGAGACATCAATGTAA
- a CDS encoding alpha/beta fold hydrolase, giving the protein MDYISPTAANLNVYIQGEGFPILGLHGHPGSGRNLSVFTNHLSKRYQTFAPDLRGYGKSRCNGNFEMLDHLTDLEALLDRYQIEKCLILGWSLGGILAMEMALRLPERVTGLILVATAARPRGNHPPITWQDNLYTGVAGILNYLQPSWQWNIDTFGKRSLFRYLIQQHTPTAYNYIAQEAAQAYLQTSSPATRALYTALKSGYNRLTDLQQIHCPSLVLAGEQDRHITAESSLETARHLKNNQYHCYPNTAHLFPWEIPQQVLSDIDIWLQAHPQVTAPL; this is encoded by the coding sequence ATGGACTATATTTCCCCGACAGCGGCAAACCTCAACGTCTACATCCAAGGTGAAGGATTCCCGATTCTCGGTTTACATGGTCATCCTGGTTCTGGTCGTAATCTTTCTGTATTTACCAATCACTTATCAAAACGCTACCAAACCTTTGCCCCAGATTTACGTGGATACGGCAAAAGTCGCTGTAATGGCAATTTTGAGATGTTAGACCATTTAACCGACTTAGAAGCGCTGCTAGACCGCTATCAAATCGAAAAATGTCTGATATTAGGATGGTCACTGGGGGGGATTTTAGCGATGGAAATGGCTTTGCGACTACCAGAACGGGTGACTGGTTTGATTTTGGTGGCGACAGCAGCTAGACCCCGTGGTAATCATCCGCCCATTACTTGGCAGGATAATCTATATACTGGGGTTGCCGGAATTTTGAATTATCTACAACCGAGTTGGCAGTGGAATATCGATACATTTGGCAAGCGATCGCTCTTTCGTTATTTAATTCAACAACATACGCCCACAGCCTACAATTATATTGCCCAAGAAGCAGCACAGGCCTATTTACAAACCTCATCTCCAGCAACTCGCGCCCTGTATACTGCCCTAAAATCCGGTTACAATCGACTCACAGACTTACAGCAAATTCACTGTCCTAGTTTAGTCCTAGCTGGAGAACAAGACCGTCATATCACGGCTGAGTCGAGTTTAGAAACAGCGCGACATCTGAAAAATAATCAGTACCATTGTTATCCCAATACCGCACATTTATTTCCGTGGGAGATTCCCCAACAAGTATTAAGTGACATTGATATTTGGCTACAAGCACATCCACAGGTTACAGCACCTCTGTAA
- a CDS encoding alanine--glyoxylate aminotransferase family protein — protein sequence MDNKLMLMIPGPTPVPEAALLALAKHPIGHRTNEFSNIMAEVTENLKWLHQTQNDVLMLNVSGTGAVEAGMINFLSPGDRILVGSNGKFGERWVEVGEAYGLKVEAITAEWGKPLDTALFAEKLQGDTQKQIKAVIITHSETSTGVLNDLEAINRLVKEHGEALIIVDAVTSLGAFNLPIDAWGLDVVASGSQKGYMIPPGLGFVAVSPKAWEAYKTAKLPKYYLDLGKYRKTAAKNTTPFTPPVNLIVALHTTLGMMKAEGLESIFTRHQRLKNATRAAVKGLNLPLFGSDDDASPAITAVATPGMEADKIRSLMNKRFDIALAGGQDHLKNKIFRIGHLGFVSDRDILSCIAALEVTLTELGHENFTPGGGVAAAAKVFTQS from the coding sequence ATGGACAACAAGCTGATGCTAATGATTCCTGGCCCTACACCAGTGCCAGAGGCGGCCTTGCTGGCATTAGCCAAGCACCCCATTGGACACCGCACGAATGAGTTTAGTAATATCATGGCTGAGGTGACAGAAAACCTCAAATGGTTACACCAAACTCAAAATGATGTGCTGATGCTGAATGTCAGCGGGACGGGTGCGGTGGAAGCGGGAATGATTAATTTTCTCTCTCCAGGCGATCGCATTCTAGTTGGCTCCAATGGTAAATTTGGAGAACGCTGGGTAGAAGTCGGCGAAGCTTATGGTTTGAAGGTCGAAGCTATTACTGCCGAATGGGGCAAACCTTTAGACACAGCGCTGTTTGCCGAAAAACTGCAAGGTGATACCCAAAAGCAAATCAAAGCCGTAATTATTACCCACAGCGAAACCTCCACGGGGGTATTGAATGACTTAGAAGCTATCAACCGCCTTGTGAAAGAACATGGTGAAGCTTTAATAATTGTGGATGCAGTCACTAGCTTGGGTGCATTCAATTTGCCTATAGATGCTTGGGGTTTGGATGTAGTTGCTTCTGGTTCCCAGAAAGGTTACATGATTCCTCCCGGCTTGGGATTTGTTGCTGTTAGCCCCAAGGCTTGGGAAGCTTACAAAACTGCGAAGTTACCAAAGTATTATCTAGATTTGGGTAAATATCGCAAAACCGCAGCTAAAAATACTACTCCCTTTACTCCACCAGTCAACTTGATTGTGGCTTTACACACCACATTAGGCATGATGAAAGCCGAAGGTTTGGAGTCAATTTTTACACGACACCAAAGACTCAAAAATGCCACCCGTGCGGCTGTTAAAGGTTTGAATTTACCTTTATTTGGGTCAGATGATGACGCTAGTCCGGCGATTACCGCTGTAGCCACACCAGGAATGGAAGCGGATAAAATTCGGTCATTGATGAACAAGCGTTTTGATATTGCCTTAGCTGGCGGTCAAGACCATCTGAAAAACAAAATTTTCCGCATTGGTCACTTGGGTTTTGTGAGCGATCGCGATATTCTTAGCTGTATAGCAGCCTTAGAAGTAACTCTGACTGAACTCGGACACGAAAACTTTACTCCCGGTGGTGGTGTAGCCGCAGCAGCGAAAGTATTTACCCAGTCATAG
- a CDS encoding DUF2949 domain-containing protein encodes MTIHSIKGGELQMPPSTYSRLIHFLQEDLSISAASLAVALRHREQDPGPLPMILWQYGLITLEQLEQIYDWLETA; translated from the coding sequence ATGACAATACATTCAATCAAAGGAGGTGAGTTACAAATGCCACCATCAACATATTCGCGACTGATTCATTTTCTCCAGGAAGATTTGTCAATTTCTGCGGCATCTCTTGCAGTTGCCCTCCGACATCGGGAACAAGACCCAGGTCCATTACCAATGATTCTTTGGCAGTATGGGTTAATTACTTTAGAACAATTAGAACAAATTTATGACTGGTTGGAAACGGCGTAA
- a CDS encoding DUF5340 domain-containing protein, whose amino-acid sequence MEPIPLPSPIHYELLLQLLERQTMSAVSQNPDLRHQVNQLIITVRKAAAQQKQLENICQFSALGVDHRWSINHHAATIVTPE is encoded by the coding sequence ATGGAGCCAATTCCTTTACCTTCGCCGATTCACTACGAACTTTTACTGCAACTCTTAGAAAGACAAACTATGTCAGCCGTTAGTCAGAACCCTGATTTGCGGCATCAAGTCAATCAACTCATTATCACTGTGCGTAAAGCAGCAGCACAACAAAAGCAGCTAGAAAATATTTGCCAATTTTCGGCTCTGGGAGTAGATCATCGTTGGTCAATCAATCATCATGCAGCTACAATTGTCACACCGGAGTAA